One Ostrea edulis chromosome 2, xbOstEdul1.1, whole genome shotgun sequence genomic region harbors:
- the LOC130051751 gene encoding protein Wnt-10a-like isoform X1 — MEEQTSLEYNLLHTSNHSKTKRRVRWRIFLFQKSRILLCFKDMVLLYMLIFLTFTSSVVRGMSNDILRLNIPPNEPKLDPNTVCKTFPDLTQRQYGLCSMYPDVTASAIQGIQVGVHECQNQLKDNRWNCSSLEKKNKNPHASPLLKRGYRETAFAYAISAAGVVHQVAVACSLGKLKSCGCDMSRRGKVRKWEWGGCSHNVDFGEQFSKKFLDSKEKRSKDIHAKINLHNNRAGRLAVIRNVNRKCKCHGMSGSCEMQTCWKATPDFKEVGNRLKRKYKSARKVKVDVLNKVKTHYKKIRKYTRKTDLLFYEQSPNYCDPNPEVDSPGTSGRLCNKTSSGADNCETLCCGRGYNTLRVRRTERCDCKFHWCCYVVCQTCVYNEWVTVCK, encoded by the exons ATGGAAGAACAGACTTCTTTAGAGTACAACTTACTACACACTTCAAATCATTCCAAGACTAAACGACGGGTTCGATGGAGAATATTCTTATTCCAGAAAAGCCGAATATTATTGTGTTTCAAAGACATGGTGTTGCTATATATGTTGATATTCCTCACATTCACTAGTAGTGTTGTCAG GGGGATGAGTAACGATATCTTACGACTGAATATACCTCCAAATGAGCCCAAACTAGACCCCAACACAGTCTGCAAGACCTTCCCCGATCTCACACAGAGACAGTACGGCCTTTGCAGCATGTACCCCGACGTCACGGCATCCGCCATTCAGGGAATTCAGGTAGGGGTACATGAATGCCAAAACCAACTCAAGGACAACAGGTGGAATTGCTCATCGTTggagaagaaaaacaaaaaccctCATGCAAGTCCACTGCTGAAAAGAG GTTACCGGGAAACAGCGTTTGCCTACGCCATTTCCGCTGCAGGCGTCGTTCACCAGGTGGCAGTAGCATGCAGTCTGGGAAAACTTAAGTCCTGTGGCTGTGACATGAGTCGACGAGGGAAAGTCAGAAAGTGGGAGTGGGGTGGATGTAGCCATAATGTGGATTTTGGGGAACAATTTTCTAAGAAGTTTTTGGATTCCAAAGAAAAACGTTCCAAAGACATCCATGCTAAAATTAATCTACACAACAACAGAGCCGGGAGactg gcCGTTATAAGAAACGTTAACAGGAAGTGCAAGTGTCATGGAATGTCTGGCAGCTGCGAAATGCAGACATGTTGGAAAGCTACACCGGATTTTAAGGAGGTTGGAAATCGTTTAAAGAGGAAGTACAAGTCAGCAAGAAAGGTAAAG GTGGACGTACTGAACAAAGTGAAAACACATTATAAGAAGATCAGAAAGTACACCAGAAAAACAGATCTTCTTTTCTACGAACAATCTCCGAACTATTGTGACCCAAATCCTGAAGTAGATTCACCGGGAACCTCTGGAAGACTTTGCAATAAGACAAGTTCAGGGGCAGACAACTGTGAAACATTGTGTTGTGGGCGTGGCTATAACACACTCAGAGTGAGGCGGACAGAACGCTGCGACTGTAAATTTCATTGGTGTTGTTACGTCGTATGCCAGACGTGTGTATATAACGAATGGGTCACAGTTTGTAAATAA
- the LOC130051751 gene encoding protein Wnt-10a-like isoform X2, with translation MEEQTSLEYNLLHTSNHSKTKRRVRWRIFLFQKSRILLCFKDMVLLYMLIFLTFTSSVVRGMSNDILRLNIPPNEPKLDPNTVCKTFPDLTQRQYGLCSMYPDVTASAIQGIQVGVHECQNQLKDNRWNCSSLEKKNKNPHASPLLKRGYRETAFAYAISAAGVVHQVAVACSLGKLKSCGCDMSRRGKVRKWEWGGCSHNVDFGEQFSKKFLDSKEKRSKDIHAKINLHNNRAGRLAVIRNVNRKCKCHGMSGSCEMQTCWKATPDFKEVGNRLKRKYKSARKVDVLNKVKTHYKKIRKYTRKTDLLFYEQSPNYCDPNPEVDSPGTSGRLCNKTSSGADNCETLCCGRGYNTLRVRRTERCDCKFHWCCYVVCQTCVYNEWVTVCK, from the exons ATGGAAGAACAGACTTCTTTAGAGTACAACTTACTACACACTTCAAATCATTCCAAGACTAAACGACGGGTTCGATGGAGAATATTCTTATTCCAGAAAAGCCGAATATTATTGTGTTTCAAAGACATGGTGTTGCTATATATGTTGATATTCCTCACATTCACTAGTAGTGTTGTCAG GGGGATGAGTAACGATATCTTACGACTGAATATACCTCCAAATGAGCCCAAACTAGACCCCAACACAGTCTGCAAGACCTTCCCCGATCTCACACAGAGACAGTACGGCCTTTGCAGCATGTACCCCGACGTCACGGCATCCGCCATTCAGGGAATTCAGGTAGGGGTACATGAATGCCAAAACCAACTCAAGGACAACAGGTGGAATTGCTCATCGTTggagaagaaaaacaaaaaccctCATGCAAGTCCACTGCTGAAAAGAG GTTACCGGGAAACAGCGTTTGCCTACGCCATTTCCGCTGCAGGCGTCGTTCACCAGGTGGCAGTAGCATGCAGTCTGGGAAAACTTAAGTCCTGTGGCTGTGACATGAGTCGACGAGGGAAAGTCAGAAAGTGGGAGTGGGGTGGATGTAGCCATAATGTGGATTTTGGGGAACAATTTTCTAAGAAGTTTTTGGATTCCAAAGAAAAACGTTCCAAAGACATCCATGCTAAAATTAATCTACACAACAACAGAGCCGGGAGactg gcCGTTATAAGAAACGTTAACAGGAAGTGCAAGTGTCATGGAATGTCTGGCAGCTGCGAAATGCAGACATGTTGGAAAGCTACACCGGATTTTAAGGAGGTTGGAAATCGTTTAAAGAGGAAGTACAAGTCAGCAAGAAAG GTGGACGTACTGAACAAAGTGAAAACACATTATAAGAAGATCAGAAAGTACACCAGAAAAACAGATCTTCTTTTCTACGAACAATCTCCGAACTATTGTGACCCAAATCCTGAAGTAGATTCACCGGGAACCTCTGGAAGACTTTGCAATAAGACAAGTTCAGGGGCAGACAACTGTGAAACATTGTGTTGTGGGCGTGGCTATAACACACTCAGAGTGAGGCGGACAGAACGCTGCGACTGTAAATTTCATTGGTGTTGTTACGTCGTATGCCAGACGTGTGTATATAACGAATGGGTCACAGTTTGTAAATAA